From Planctomycetia bacterium, a single genomic window includes:
- the purA gene encoding adenylosuccinate synthetase: MPGTCVIGLQWGDEAKGKLVDILTEDHDIVVRYAGGANAGHTVVSNGQTWKLSLIPSGILRDDVTCVVTGGVVLDPASTIREIEGLESRGVRIADKLMLSDRAHVVFPWHVAEDRLLDGSLSGGGSIGTTGRGIGPCYRDKVGRSLAIRLGDLYRPDFRARVAHVAGFKNRMLAALATPAAAAAAPLDADAIHAEYAAHAERLRPFVADTTSYLLDAVEAGRRLLFEGAQGALLDVDHGTFPFVTSSNSSGLGVSSGSGVPGRWTSRVIGVVKAYSTRVGGGPLPTEQDNDVGRHLRERGNEYGTVTRRPRRCGWFDAVAARYSARLSGVDELAVMLLDVLGGLDELQICTAYTIRGRRTTDFPGQIDDLAAAEPVYETLPGWREELAEVRGYDDLPENARRYVARIGELLGRPVSIVSVGPDRGQTIDAARHQANPSCPRPPLRSPASA; this comes from the coding sequence GTGCCCGGCACCTGCGTCATCGGTCTGCAATGGGGCGACGAGGCCAAGGGCAAACTCGTCGACATCCTCACCGAGGATCACGACATCGTGGTCCGCTACGCCGGGGGCGCGAACGCCGGCCACACGGTCGTCTCCAACGGCCAGACCTGGAAGTTGTCGCTGATCCCCAGCGGCATCCTGCGCGACGACGTCACCTGCGTGGTCACCGGCGGCGTCGTCCTCGATCCGGCGAGCACGATCCGCGAGATCGAGGGGCTCGAGTCGCGCGGCGTGCGGATCGCGGACAAACTGATGCTCAGCGACCGGGCCCACGTCGTCTTCCCCTGGCACGTCGCCGAGGACCGGCTCCTCGACGGCAGCCTGTCGGGGGGCGGCTCGATCGGCACCACCGGCCGCGGCATCGGCCCCTGCTACCGCGACAAGGTGGGGCGGTCGCTGGCGATCCGGCTCGGCGATCTGTACCGGCCCGACTTCCGCGCCCGCGTGGCCCACGTCGCCGGCTTCAAGAACCGGATGCTCGCGGCTCTCGCCACGCCCGCGGCTGCGGCCGCCGCACCGCTCGATGCCGACGCCATCCATGCCGAGTACGCGGCTCACGCGGAGCGGCTCCGTCCGTTCGTCGCCGACACGACCTCCTACCTCCTCGACGCCGTCGAGGCCGGCCGGCGGTTGCTCTTCGAAGGGGCACAGGGCGCGCTCCTCGACGTCGATCACGGCACGTTCCCGTTCGTGACGAGCAGCAACTCCTCCGGCCTCGGCGTCAGCAGCGGCTCCGGCGTGCCCGGCCGGTGGACGAGCCGGGTGATCGGCGTGGTCAAGGCCTACTCCACCCGGGTCGGTGGCGGCCCGCTCCCCACCGAGCAGGACAACGACGTCGGCCGCCACCTGCGCGAACGCGGCAACGAATACGGCACCGTCACGCGCCGCCCCCGGCGCTGCGGCTGGTTCGACGCCGTCGCCGCCCGCTATTCGGCCCGGCTCTCGGGCGTGGACGAACTGGCCGTGATGCTCCTCGACGTCCTCGGCGGCCTCGACGAGTTGCAAATCTGCACCGCCTACACGATCCGTGGCCGGCGGACGACCGATTTTCCCGGGCAGATCGACGACCTCGCCGCCGCCGAGCCGGTCTACGAGACGCTCCCCGGATGGCGGGAGGAACTCGCGGAGGTGCGCGGGTACGATGACCTCCCCGAGAACGCCCGGCGGTACGTCGCCCGGATCGGGGAACTGCTCGGGCGGCCAGTGTCGATCGTCTCCGTCGGCCCCGACCGCGGGCAGACGATCGACGCGGCTCGTCATCAGGCCAATCCGTCATGCCCACGTCCTCCGCTCCGCTCCCCGGCCAGCGCGTAA
- the uppS gene encoding isoprenyl transferase, whose product MDGNGRWARQRGLPRIEGHRRGVASVRRITEHCARIGIEQLTLYCLSSENWRRPEAELTFLMHLLEQYLIEERALLMRERIRLAMIGRRDGLPASTLAELDRTVDQCAGNDGMRLCLAINYGARAEIVGAARSLAADVAAGRLAPEAIDEELFAARLDTAGMPDPDLLIRTAAEMRVSNFLLWQISYAELWVTEVAWPEFAAADLDAALTAFATRDRRFGGLTET is encoded by the coding sequence ATGGACGGCAACGGCCGCTGGGCCCGGCAGCGCGGCCTGCCTCGGATCGAGGGGCACCGGCGCGGCGTCGCCAGCGTGCGCCGGATCACCGAGCACTGCGCCCGCATCGGCATCGAGCAGCTCACGCTGTACTGTCTGTCGAGCGAGAACTGGCGCCGACCCGAGGCCGAACTGACGTTCCTCATGCACCTCCTCGAGCAGTACCTGATCGAGGAACGGGCGCTCTTGATGCGCGAGCGGATCCGGCTGGCGATGATCGGCCGGCGCGACGGGCTGCCCGCCTCGACGCTCGCGGAGCTCGACCGCACCGTCGACCAGTGTGCCGGCAACGACGGCATGCGGCTCTGCCTCGCCATCAACTATGGCGCTCGCGCCGAGATCGTCGGTGCCGCCCGGAGCCTCGCCGCCGACGTTGCCGCCGGCCGGCTCGCCCCCGAGGCCATCGACGAGGAATTGTTCGCCGCCCGGCTCGACACGGCGGGCATGCCCGATCCCGACCTCCTCATCCGCACGGCGGCGGAAATGCGGGTCAGCAATTTCCTCCTCTGGCAGATCAGCTACGCCGAACTCTGGGTCACCGAGGTCGCCTGGCCGGAGTTCGCCGCGGCCGACCTCGACGCCGCGCTGACGGCGTTCGCCACCCGCGACCGGCGGTTCGGAGGGCTGACGGAAACGTGA